One Aneurinibacillus migulanus genomic region harbors:
- the gerQ gene encoding spore coat protein GerQ, with product MSYMYNPNVTTQAYPQYGYSWPGYPQTQTPGTTSPATPAFPTTPAVPTAPPVGGAGMLPLEQSFIENILRLNRGKVADVHMTFEREGGSQSQIFRGVIEAAGRDHIILSDPETGKRYLLLTVYLDYVTFNEPIEYSYPIGQMSTYAPR from the coding sequence ATGTCTTATATGTATAATCCGAATGTAACTACACAGGCCTATCCGCAATACGGCTATAGCTGGCCCGGGTATCCGCAAACCCAGACTCCAGGTACAACCAGTCCGGCGACACCAGCTTTTCCTACTACTCCAGCGGTACCTACAGCTCCGCCTGTGGGAGGTGCAGGTATGCTGCCTTTGGAGCAGTCTTTTATTGAAAATATTTTACGGCTGAACCGCGGGAAGGTTGCGGATGTGCATATGACGTTCGAGCGCGAAGGCGGGAGTCAGAGCCAAATATTCCGTGGAGTGATTGAAGCGGCGGGACGCGATCATATTATTCTCAGCGATCCCGAGACCGGAAAGAGGTACTTATTGCTCACCGTATATCTGGATTATGTAACGTTTAATGAGCCGATCGAGTACAGTTATCCGATCGGTCAGATGTCCACATACGCACCGAGATAA
- a CDS encoding cation:proton antiporter: MHEGFPVLLGSGLLVLLLFAFGYAGAKVKIPGVILYILLGIALGRFIGENELLHTASEIGIVLLFFLLGMEFPADRLVGIAKKVWKAGVLDVILNLLITAAICYVFGLDLLSAFLIGGIVYATSSSITAKLLEGSRRMANRESEFMLALLIFEDLVAPVFVAILLGMTSGEDMGVLQFSILVGKIVLLAAGAIFIGRFVFRRLGTFIERINDEDTFVLLTVGIALAYGGLAIYLGLSEVLGAFLAGMMLSETKRSDDIEQNVLPIRDLLLPLFFLNFGTTITFGGGIPMAGLLTMILIWSIIAKVAVGILGGRWYGLGKRGAFRAGLSLVSRGEFSVVIAGLAMGSMKVFAGIYILAVAFIGILFFQLAPRLTKAVYGEQKKEHRKVKVPG, translated from the coding sequence ATGCATGAAGGATTTCCGGTTCTGTTAGGGTCAGGTCTGCTTGTTCTGCTACTCTTCGCCTTTGGGTACGCTGGAGCAAAGGTAAAAATCCCGGGAGTCATTTTGTATATTCTGCTCGGGATTGCGCTTGGACGTTTCATTGGCGAAAACGAGCTTCTACATACCGCCAGCGAAATCGGGATCGTTCTTTTATTCTTTCTGCTCGGAATGGAGTTTCCGGCAGACAGACTGGTCGGCATCGCTAAAAAAGTATGGAAGGCAGGCGTTCTGGACGTCATATTGAATCTGTTAATTACAGCAGCGATTTGTTACGTATTTGGACTCGATCTGCTTTCTGCCTTTCTTATCGGAGGAATCGTGTATGCGACCAGTTCTTCTATCACGGCAAAGCTTCTGGAGGGCTCACGCCGGATGGCGAACCGTGAATCTGAGTTTATGCTGGCGCTATTAATCTTCGAAGACTTAGTAGCTCCTGTTTTTGTAGCCATATTGCTCGGAATGACCTCAGGTGAAGATATGGGTGTGCTCCAATTCTCGATTCTAGTGGGCAAAATCGTGCTATTGGCAGCAGGCGCTATCTTTATCGGACGCTTCGTGTTCAGGCGATTGGGGACATTTATCGAACGAATCAACGACGAAGATACATTCGTTTTATTAACAGTCGGTATCGCACTAGCATACGGAGGACTTGCAATATATTTAGGTCTTTCCGAGGTACTGGGAGCTTTTCTTGCGGGCATGATGCTCTCTGAGACGAAGCGCAGTGATGATATTGAACAAAATGTACTTCCTATACGCGATCTTTTATTGCCCCTGTTTTTTCTCAACTTCGGAACGACCATTACTTTTGGCGGCGGCATTCCGATGGCCGGATTGCTCACCATGATTCTCATATGGTCCATTATCGCAAAGGTGGCGGTTGGTATCCTCGGTGGACGATGGTACGGGCTGGGCAAGCGAGGGGCATTCCGGGCTGGACTGTCACTCGTATCCCGTGGAGAATTCTCGGTTGTCATTGCAGGGCTCGCAATGGGGTCTATGAAAGTATTTGCCGGAATCTATATTCTCGCTGTGGCATTCATCGGCATCCTTTTCTTTCAATTGGCTCCCCGCTTAACGAAAGCGGTATATGGGGAACAGAAGAAAGAACATCGAAAAGTGAAAGTACCAGGATAG
- a CDS encoding PTS fructose transporter subunit IIABC, with protein MRITELLQADTMILNLTSASKRETIDELSGKLDEAGKLYDLARFREAIFAREAQSTTGIGEGIAIPHAKTAAVKIPAIAFGRSKAGIDYEALDGQPSHLFFMIAASEGANNEHLETLARLSSLLMDEALRKKLIEADTKEEILRIIDDKERELAGEEGDAENMTTAPVQPDTNKEGETVQGKVLAVTACPTGIAHTYMAADALKAKAQELGIPFKVETNGSGGVKNELTEADIADAVAIIVAADKQVEMERFAGKHVVQVPVAEGIRKPRELLEKASKQDAPVYHGQGGAREERGQQKERRGFYKHLMNGVSNMLPFVVGGGILIAISFLFGIHAAEPKDPSYNPIAGALMTIGGTNAFGLMIPVLAAFIAMSIADRPGFAPGAVGGLMAATGQAGFLGGLIAGFLAGYIVVGLKKVFARLPESLEGIKPVLLYPLFGILLTGVIMMYVVIDPVRAINEGLTVWLSGMGASNLLLLGLLLGGMMAVDMGGPINKAAFTFGIAMIDAGNYAPHAAIMAGGMVPPLGMALATTFFRNRFTKAEREAGKTCYVMGLSFITEGAIPFAAADPARVLPSAIIGSAIAGALAMVFGIGLPAPHGGVFVIPVVQGSALLYLLAILIGAIVTALLVGFLKKPIHES; from the coding sequence ATGAGAATTACGGAGCTTTTGCAAGCGGATACTATGATATTGAATTTAACTTCCGCCTCAAAGCGCGAGACGATCGATGAATTGAGTGGAAAGCTTGATGAGGCTGGTAAGCTGTATGATTTAGCACGGTTTCGCGAAGCGATTTTTGCACGTGAGGCGCAAAGCACGACCGGTATTGGTGAAGGGATTGCGATCCCACACGCCAAAACAGCGGCAGTCAAGATACCTGCTATCGCTTTCGGCCGGTCAAAAGCCGGGATTGATTACGAAGCGCTCGATGGCCAACCGAGCCATTTATTCTTTATGATTGCTGCTAGCGAAGGCGCAAACAACGAACATCTGGAGACGCTTGCCCGACTCTCCTCGTTGCTCATGGATGAAGCGCTACGCAAGAAGCTTATCGAAGCGGATACCAAAGAAGAAATTCTGCGCATTATCGACGACAAAGAGCGGGAGCTTGCCGGAGAAGAAGGGGACGCTGAGAACATGACGACGGCACCGGTTCAACCGGATACGAATAAGGAAGGAGAAACGGTACAGGGAAAGGTGCTGGCCGTGACTGCCTGTCCGACCGGGATTGCACACACGTATATGGCGGCTGATGCGCTAAAAGCGAAAGCACAGGAGCTAGGTATTCCGTTCAAAGTTGAAACGAACGGCTCGGGCGGTGTTAAAAACGAACTAACCGAAGCTGATATCGCAGATGCCGTTGCTATTATCGTGGCTGCGGACAAGCAGGTGGAGATGGAACGCTTCGCAGGAAAACATGTGGTTCAGGTTCCGGTCGCTGAAGGCATTCGTAAGCCGAGGGAGTTGCTGGAAAAGGCGAGTAAGCAGGATGCTCCTGTATATCATGGACAAGGCGGCGCTAGAGAAGAGAGAGGACAGCAAAAGGAAAGACGAGGCTTTTATAAACACCTAATGAATGGTGTCTCGAATATGTTGCCTTTCGTCGTAGGCGGAGGGATCTTGATAGCCATTTCGTTCTTGTTTGGGATCCATGCTGCTGAGCCCAAGGACCCGTCCTATAACCCGATTGCTGGAGCTTTAATGACGATTGGTGGAACAAATGCGTTCGGGCTGATGATTCCTGTGCTGGCAGCGTTCATTGCGATGAGTATTGCAGATCGTCCAGGTTTTGCACCGGGAGCTGTAGGAGGGTTGATGGCAGCGACTGGCCAGGCCGGATTTTTAGGCGGATTGATTGCCGGCTTTCTGGCTGGTTACATCGTAGTTGGTTTGAAAAAAGTATTCGCAAGACTGCCCGAATCGCTTGAAGGCATTAAACCTGTGCTGCTTTATCCGTTGTTTGGCATTCTGTTGACTGGTGTGATTATGATGTATGTTGTCATTGATCCAGTAAGAGCGATAAATGAAGGATTAACAGTATGGCTGTCTGGAATGGGAGCGAGTAATCTACTATTGCTCGGTCTTCTGCTCGGCGGCATGATGGCCGTTGATATGGGCGGACCAATTAATAAGGCGGCGTTTACGTTCGGTATTGCCATGATAGACGCGGGCAACTATGCGCCGCATGCAGCCATTATGGCCGGGGGCATGGTGCCGCCGCTCGGTATGGCTTTGGCTACCACATTTTTCAGGAATCGCTTTACTAAAGCGGAGCGTGAAGCGGGCAAGACCTGCTATGTTATGGGACTTTCTTTCATTACGGAAGGGGCCATTCCGTTCGCAGCGGCCGATCCAGCCCGTGTTCTCCCTTCCGCTATCATCGGTTCAGCGATTGCTGGTGCGTTGGCTATGGTGTTTGGTATCGGATTGCCGGCTCCGCACGGCGGCGTTTTCGTTATTCCGGTCGTTCAGGGAAGCGCGCTCTTATACTTGCTTGCTATCCTCATTGGAGCCATCGTGACGGCTTTGCTGGTCGGATTCTTGAAAAAGCCAATTCATGAATCATAG
- the ptsP gene encoding phosphoenolpyruvate--protein phosphotransferase, producing MTHTVEGIAASAGIAIARAFLLKIPDFHIEKERIDSPKQEIVRFEVALEEAKQELESVKRRAQEELGEDKAAIFAAHLLVLQDPEFIGSIQDKIREENVSAEFAVREIADMYIVMFEQLDNEYMKERAADIRDVTQRLLARLLGVKLADIQAISEEVIIVAEDVTPSDTAQMDTRYVKGFTTDIGGRTSHSAIMARSLEIPAVVGTKRITETVEPNAWVIVDGLDGKVIVDPTDEELEAYRKKQAQYEEQRATWAKLLNEKTVTADGTRIELAANIGTPEDVEGALKNGAEGIGLYRTEFLYMGRTQLPSEEEQYNAYKTVLEKMGKHPVVIRTLDIGGDKELPYLNMPKELNPFLGFRAIRLCLEMQDMFRIQLRALLRASVFGNLKIMFPMIATLEEFRQAKQMVEDEKAKLITEGISVAEKIEIGIMVEIPATALLADAFAKEVDFFSIGTNDLIQYTMAADRMNEKVSYLYQPYHPAILRLIDMVIQAAHKEGKWAGMCGEMAGDPVAIPLLLGLGLDEFSMSASSVLRARSMMKELSKEEMKVHARKAMTMGTGEDVARYVKESFRLFETMK from the coding sequence ATGACACATACAGTGGAAGGGATTGCCGCTTCCGCAGGCATTGCGATTGCCAGAGCGTTTCTTTTGAAAATTCCTGATTTTCACATTGAAAAAGAAAGGATCGATTCACCCAAACAGGAAATAGTACGCTTTGAAGTGGCTTTAGAAGAAGCGAAACAGGAGCTAGAGTCTGTTAAACGTCGTGCACAGGAAGAGCTTGGCGAGGATAAGGCGGCGATTTTTGCCGCCCATCTTCTTGTATTACAGGACCCTGAATTCATTGGTTCTATCCAGGATAAAATCCGTGAGGAGAACGTAAGCGCGGAGTTCGCTGTGCGCGAAATTGCCGATATGTATATCGTCATGTTCGAGCAATTGGATAACGAATATATGAAAGAACGTGCGGCGGATATTCGTGATGTAACGCAGCGCTTGCTGGCGCGTCTGCTTGGGGTGAAGCTTGCGGATATACAAGCCATTTCCGAAGAGGTTATCATTGTGGCAGAAGATGTAACCCCATCCGATACGGCACAGATGGATACTCGTTATGTCAAAGGCTTTACAACAGACATCGGTGGTCGTACGTCACATTCTGCAATTATGGCCCGTTCATTGGAAATCCCGGCGGTTGTAGGAACGAAGCGGATAACAGAAACCGTCGAGCCAAATGCGTGGGTTATCGTTGATGGCCTGGATGGCAAGGTTATTGTTGATCCGACGGATGAAGAACTAGAAGCATACAGGAAAAAGCAGGCGCAATACGAAGAGCAGCGAGCGACGTGGGCTAAATTGTTGAATGAGAAGACCGTAACTGCCGACGGAACCCGGATAGAATTAGCTGCCAACATCGGTACGCCAGAGGATGTGGAAGGCGCGTTGAAAAACGGTGCGGAAGGCATCGGATTATACCGAACCGAATTTTTGTATATGGGTCGCACACAACTTCCTTCCGAAGAGGAGCAATATAATGCCTACAAAACAGTGCTTGAAAAAATGGGTAAGCACCCGGTTGTGATTCGTACACTTGACATCGGTGGAGATAAAGAGCTGCCATACTTGAATATGCCAAAAGAACTCAATCCGTTTTTGGGTTTCCGCGCCATTCGCTTGTGCCTGGAAATGCAGGATATGTTTCGCATTCAATTACGCGCTTTGCTTAGAGCTAGCGTATTTGGGAATTTGAAAATCATGTTTCCAATGATAGCAACGCTTGAAGAATTCAGACAGGCGAAGCAAATGGTAGAGGATGAGAAGGCAAAGCTTATAACGGAAGGTATATCCGTTGCTGAGAAGATTGAAATCGGTATTATGGTAGAAATACCTGCTACCGCGCTTCTTGCTGATGCGTTCGCCAAAGAAGTTGATTTCTTTAGCATCGGCACGAACGACTTAATTCAATATACGATGGCGGCGGATCGGATGAATGAGAAAGTATCCTATTTGTATCAGCCGTATCATCCGGCTATTCTTCGCCTCATCGACATGGTGATTCAGGCGGCACATAAAGAAGGAAAATGGGCTGGTATGTGCGGGGAAATGGCAGGCGATCCGGTAGCCATTCCGCTGTTGCTCGGTCTTGGGCTTGATGAATTCAGCATGAGCGCTTCTTCCGTCCTTCGGGCAAGAAGCATGATGAAGGAGCTTTCCAAAGAAGAGATGAAGGTTCATGCACGAAAAGCGATGACGATGGGTACAGGAGAAGATGTAGCTCGGTATGTTAAAGAGTCCTTCCGTTTATTCGAAACAATGAAATAA
- the liaG gene encoding LiaG family protein, producing the protein MKKLIGFLFIVFGTLLLLGILANSVLGGALSKEGRQVQTVSPDNIENMNINVSSADVRIIPEDRQDIEAVLQGRNVSKNQLSVKQSGNTLKVSLEQKEFKWVTFSNHLTLDLHIPQEYNRNMIIDAGSGDIEFKGVNENRTALEKLELHMSSGTTILENLDVKLLKYKGSSGSTRVENVTAEATDIDISSGDVELSHYSGALRANLSSGDLRAEFEELTGPVKIGMTSGSVSLHMPENADFTLQGHTTSGSIHCDLPLQNRKENEDEHLSGSYGNGSHAVQITASSGDINIE; encoded by the coding sequence ATGAAGAAACTTATTGGCTTTTTATTTATCGTATTCGGAACTTTGCTACTGCTGGGCATCCTGGCAAACAGCGTCCTTGGCGGCGCATTATCCAAGGAAGGCCGTCAGGTGCAGACGGTTTCACCGGACAATATCGAAAATATGAACATTAACGTGTCCAGCGCAGACGTTCGAATTATTCCCGAGGATCGGCAGGATATTGAAGCTGTTTTGCAGGGACGCAACGTCAGCAAGAACCAACTTTCCGTTAAGCAAAGTGGAAACACACTGAAAGTAAGCCTGGAACAGAAAGAATTTAAATGGGTTACATTCTCCAATCATCTAACATTGGATTTACATATTCCACAAGAATATAACCGGAACATGATTATCGATGCCGGATCAGGCGATATTGAATTTAAGGGAGTGAATGAAAATAGAACTGCCCTGGAGAAATTAGAACTACACATGAGCTCAGGCACCACAATCCTGGAGAATCTAGACGTGAAGCTTCTAAAATATAAAGGTTCCTCCGGCAGCACACGTGTGGAAAACGTTACTGCGGAAGCCACCGATATCGATATCAGCTCAGGTGATGTGGAACTGAGCCATTATTCTGGTGCCTTACGAGCGAACCTGTCATCGGGCGATTTGCGTGCCGAATTCGAGGAGCTGACGGGTCCGGTAAAAATCGGGATGACTTCAGGCAGCGTGTCACTTCATATGCCAGAGAATGCTGATTTTACTTTGCAGGGACATACGACGAGCGGTTCAATTCATTGCGATCTTCCACTGCAAAATCGAAAAGAGAATGAAGACGAGCACTTAAGCGGCTCTTACGGAAACGGAAGCCACGCTGTTCAGATTACTGCATCGAGCGGTGACATCAATATTGAGTAA
- a CDS encoding DeoR/GlpR family DNA-binding transcription regulator produces the protein MLTPERYQIILSLLKEKQVAKIHEFIEATSSSESTIRRDLIHLEKSGHLKRVHGGAALLQGKRLEPSVVEKATRNLSEKQRIAQEAASLIEAGDSIYLDAGTTTLQMVTYVNQPGITVVTNGLNVIDALMDKGVDTYLLGGKVKNTTRALIGRATLESLQTYRFDKCFMGVNGIHPEYGYTTPDPEEALIKMTAISISREAFVVADQTKFGEISFSKIADVSQATIITSGLDSEQQRSFAKQTSIKVV, from the coding sequence TTGCTAACCCCAGAGCGATATCAAATCATCTTATCTTTATTGAAAGAGAAGCAAGTAGCTAAAATCCATGAATTTATAGAGGCGACCAGCTCTTCTGAATCCACGATTCGCCGCGATTTAATTCATCTGGAGAAAAGCGGTCACTTAAAACGGGTGCATGGGGGCGCGGCACTTCTGCAAGGAAAAAGGCTAGAGCCGAGTGTAGTGGAAAAAGCGACACGAAACCTGTCTGAAAAACAGCGAATTGCACAGGAAGCGGCATCGCTTATTGAAGCTGGAGATTCTATCTATCTGGACGCCGGAACGACAACCTTGCAGATGGTCACATACGTTAACCAGCCGGGAATTACTGTCGTGACAAATGGCTTAAATGTCATTGATGCTCTGATGGATAAAGGAGTCGATACGTATCTACTGGGAGGGAAAGTTAAGAATACGACCCGAGCGCTTATTGGACGGGCTACGCTGGAAAGCTTGCAAACATACCGTTTTGATAAATGCTTTATGGGTGTAAACGGCATTCATCCCGAATATGGATATACGACGCCTGACCCTGAGGAAGCTCTTATCAAAATGACAGCGATTTCAATTTCACGTGAAGCGTTTGTCGTTGCCGACCAGACGAAATTCGGCGAGATTTCATTCTCAAAAATTGCCGATGTAAGCCAGGCTACTATCATTACCAGCGGACTGGATTCCGAACAGCAACGCAGCTTTGCAAAACAAACCTCGATAAAGGTAGTGTGA
- a CDS encoding nucleobase:cation symporter-2 family protein, protein MKEKINVWKLGTLGFQHVLAMYAGAVVVPLIVGPAIGMTPDQIAYLISIDLFTCGIASLLQVVGGKYFGIKLPILMGCAFQAVGPMIAIGQSQGITAIYGAIISAGVIIMILSQFMDKVLKFFPPVVTGSVVVIIGTSLIGAAMGNIVGQPDTPGYASLTNLILAGITLGSILLLNRFLRGYMKTISVLLSLVIGTVVASFIGLVDYSVVGKSAWVHMVEPFRFGLPTFHFSAILSMVLVGIVSMIESTGVFFALAEVCEKKIDGKDLKRGLRAEGMAQVVGGIFQAFPYTTFSQNVGLLALTGVKTRNVVVAACLIIMTLGLLPKVAALTTIIPAPVLGGAMIPMFGMVMASGVRQLSRVNFQKIENMLVIATSVGLGLGVSIAPVVFSNLPDGLRLLVESGIVSGSLTAIFVNILLNGVGKESVEETIEALKSEHTVESVS, encoded by the coding sequence ATGAAGGAAAAAATTAATGTTTGGAAGCTTGGCACTCTAGGTTTTCAGCATGTATTGGCAATGTATGCGGGAGCCGTGGTCGTTCCTCTAATCGTAGGGCCGGCCATCGGCATGACGCCCGACCAAATTGCCTACCTTATTTCCATTGACTTGTTTACATGCGGGATTGCTTCCTTGTTGCAGGTAGTGGGCGGAAAGTATTTCGGAATCAAGCTTCCCATTTTAATGGGATGCGCATTTCAGGCAGTGGGGCCGATGATCGCCATCGGACAGTCTCAAGGCATTACAGCCATATATGGAGCGATCATTTCCGCAGGGGTTATTATTATGATTTTGTCGCAATTTATGGACAAAGTGCTAAAATTTTTCCCGCCAGTTGTTACTGGTTCAGTCGTTGTCATTATCGGAACGTCACTCATTGGAGCAGCCATGGGCAACATTGTGGGACAACCGGATACCCCCGGCTACGCAAGTTTGACGAATCTAATACTAGCTGGTATTACACTCGGTTCAATCCTGTTATTGAATCGATTTTTAAGAGGATATATGAAAACGATTTCAGTACTGCTTTCACTCGTTATAGGTACAGTGGTCGCTTCGTTTATCGGATTGGTAGATTATTCAGTGGTAGGGAAATCAGCGTGGGTACATATGGTAGAACCCTTCCGCTTCGGCCTTCCAACGTTCCACTTTTCAGCCATACTTAGTATGGTGCTCGTTGGTATTGTTAGTATGATTGAGTCGACGGGTGTATTTTTTGCATTAGCAGAAGTATGCGAAAAGAAAATTGATGGGAAAGACTTGAAGCGTGGCTTGCGGGCAGAAGGTATGGCTCAAGTAGTTGGTGGTATTTTCCAAGCGTTTCCTTATACAACATTTTCTCAAAACGTAGGATTGCTTGCCCTTACTGGCGTTAAGACGCGGAATGTGGTCGTAGCCGCCTGCTTAATTATTATGACACTTGGTCTATTACCGAAAGTAGCAGCATTGACTACCATCATTCCGGCACCGGTTCTTGGTGGCGCAATGATTCCAATGTTCGGAATGGTTATGGCTTCAGGAGTTCGGCAGTTGTCTCGGGTTAATTTTCAAAAAATTGAAAATATGCTTGTGATTGCGACCTCCGTAGGTCTTGGACTTGGCGTATCGATTGCGCCGGTCGTATTCTCTAATCTTCCAGACGGGCTTCGCCTGCTTGTTGAAAGCGGTATCGTAAGCGGCAGTCTTACCGCTATTTTTGTAAATATACTTTTAAATGGCGTAGGAAAAGAGAGTGTAGAAGAAACGATAGAAGCGCTGAAGTCGGAACATACGGTAGAGTCTGTATCATAG
- the pfkB gene encoding 1-phosphofructokinase: protein MIYTVTLNPSIDYFVEMEQFIIGKTNRIVREAKRPGGKGINVSRVLKRLDVDTEAFGFIGGFTGRYIDEVLQEEGIRTDFITVHGDTRINVKLRVDTETEINGSGPAITEEENERLFAKLERISEDDILVISGSIPGSLPADLYGRIAERTANRAGKLVVDTTKEYLLSTLPYRPFLVKPNQDELGELFDISIQSVEEAVPYGKKLVEMGAQNVIVSMGGLGALFFNHDYALYANVPEGKLQNSVGAGDSVVAGFIAAYLQGKSVPEVFRYAVTAGSATAFSTGFCTSQLIEELIEQVHVTYL, encoded by the coding sequence GTGATTTACACAGTGACTTTGAATCCCTCCATTGACTATTTTGTGGAGATGGAACAATTCATTATCGGAAAGACAAACCGTATCGTTCGGGAGGCAAAGCGACCGGGCGGAAAAGGCATCAACGTGTCCCGCGTCCTGAAGAGATTGGATGTGGATACAGAGGCATTTGGATTCATCGGCGGCTTTACTGGAAGATACATCGATGAAGTGCTACAAGAGGAAGGAATCCGAACAGATTTTATTACCGTACACGGAGATACACGTATTAATGTCAAGCTTAGAGTGGATACGGAAACGGAAATAAACGGCAGTGGTCCGGCTATTACTGAAGAAGAAAACGAACGGCTTTTTGCAAAGCTGGAGCGGATTTCAGAAGATGACATCCTAGTGATATCTGGCAGTATTCCTGGCTCATTGCCTGCGGATCTGTACGGGCGTATCGCAGAAAGGACGGCGAATCGGGCGGGCAAGCTGGTTGTGGACACGACGAAAGAGTACCTGCTATCCACTTTACCATACCGACCTTTTCTGGTGAAGCCGAATCAGGATGAGCTGGGTGAGTTGTTTGACATATCTATTCAATCAGTAGAGGAAGCCGTTCCGTATGGCAAAAAGCTGGTAGAGATGGGTGCGCAGAATGTAATCGTATCGATGGGCGGATTGGGGGCATTGTTTTTTAATCATGATTATGCTTTGTATGCCAATGTCCCCGAAGGAAAGCTGCAAAATTCGGTTGGGGCGGGCGATTCAGTCGTTGCGGGCTTTATCGCTGCTTATCTGCAGGGAAAAAGTGTGCCTGAGGTGTTCCGTTATGCAGTGACAGCCGGAAGTGCGACCGCTTTCTCTACTGGTTTTTGTACGTCTCAGCTTATTGAGGAGTTAATTGAGCAAGTACATGTTACGTATCTGTGA
- a CDS encoding phosphocarrier protein HPr, whose amino-acid sequence MTEKTFEIINESGLHARPATALVQAASGFTSTIEIEYNNKKVNLKSIMGVMSLAVAKGGTVRITVEGEDEAEAIAAIESVMKNEGLGA is encoded by the coding sequence ATGACAGAAAAAACATTTGAAATCATAAATGAATCAGGGCTGCACGCGCGTCCCGCAACAGCCCTCGTACAAGCGGCAAGCGGTTTTACTTCAACAATTGAGATAGAATATAACAATAAAAAAGTAAATCTGAAATCGATTATGGGTGTAATGTCGCTGGCGGTTGCAAAAGGTGGCACTGTTCGTATTACAGTGGAGGGTGAAGACGAAGCTGAGGCCATTGCCGCCATTGAAAGTGTTATGAAAAATGAAGGGCTGGGAGCGTAA
- a CDS encoding cell wall hydrolase, with product MRAEAEGEGDLGMLMVGNVGVNRVRGNCLDFKPITNVRQMVYQTPGGFEAIQKGYFYQRARPNEIRLARKVINGQRFHPASFSLWFFKPPGDCPAQWYNQPNAGRFKSHCFFQPNPGECPEVY from the coding sequence ATGCGGGCAGAGGCGGAAGGTGAAGGCGATTTGGGAATGTTGATGGTTGGCAATGTTGGAGTAAATCGTGTACGGGGAAATTGCTTGGATTTCAAACCGATCACAAACGTTCGTCAAATGGTATATCAGACGCCGGGCGGTTTTGAAGCGATACAGAAAGGATATTTCTATCAGCGTGCAAGACCAAATGAAATTCGTCTGGCAAGAAAGGTGATTAACGGTCAAAGGTTTCACCCGGCCAGTTTCTCGTTATGGTTTTTTAAGCCGCCTGGGGATTGTCCGGCACAATGGTACAATCAGCCTAACGCGGGCCGTTTTAAGTCTCATTGCTTTTTCCAGCCAAATCCGGGAGAATGTCCCGAAGTATATTAG